The stretch of DNA TCTCGACTTTGCGGGACCGCTTGTCGACCTGCTTGATCCGCATACCGGTGTCCTCGGTCCGGCGCCCGAGTTCGTCGTGTTCGAGGCCGGTGGACATGTGGACGCCGCCCTCGGTCCCCGGGAACGTGCGGGGGCTGACGCCGTCGTCGGTGATGGCGTGGGGTTTGAACCGTCCCTGTTCGTCCTGCCACTCGCCGACCGTCTCCTCGTCGACGACTTTGCCGCGGTCGATTTCGACCGCGTCCATGTCGAACTCCTCGGGTGGATAGGTCTGCTCGGTGACGGCGAGCGAGAGGTCCGCGGTGAGATACACCGGGATCTGGTACTTCTCGGCGAGATTGAACGCCTCGACGGTCTTGTGGAAACACTCGGCGATGGTCGTGGGCGCGAGGACGAACCGCGGCACCTCGCCGTGGCCGCCGTAGAGCATGGCGTTCAGGTCGCCCTGTTCCTGTTTCGTGGGCATCCCCGTCGACGGGCCGGAGCGCATCACGTTACAGATGACCAGCGGCGTCTCGCTGGTGGCGACGAGGCCGAACGTCTCGGCCATGAGGTCGATCCCCGGCCCGGAGGTGGCCGTCATCGACCGCGCGCCGGCGCGGGCGGCCCCGAGCGCGAGGTTGATGGCGGCGAGTTCGTCCTCGGCTTGGACGACGTGACCGCCGTAGCGTTCGATCCGGCCGGTGAGATACTCCATCACGTCCGTCGCGGGCGTGATTGGGTAGCCGGCGTAGAACCGACAGCCGCCGGCGATGGCGCCCATGCCGATGGCCTCGTCGCCGTTCAGAAGGACGTAGTTCTCGTCGGTGCATTCGAGGTCGTAGCCGAACTCGTGGTCGTACTCGTCGCGAACGTAGTCTCGCCCCTTTCGAGCGGCGATCATGTTGTTCTCGACGATAGCCGCTCCTTTGTCGCCGAAGCGTTTTTCCAGGGCGCTGTTGAGGTTCTCGATGGGGAAGTCGCTCACGGCACAGGCGGCGCCGAGGGCGACGACGTTGCGCATGATGGCGCCGCCGGCGTCCTCCGCGAGGCTCTTCAGCGGGACGTCGAGCCCGATCATGCCGTCGGGAATCTCCACGTCTTGCATCGTGGTTCGCTCCCCGTCGTAGATGATGACGCTCCCCTCGTGGAGCTCGTCGAGGTTCTCGTCGATGGTCCGCTGAGTGAGTGCGATGAGCACGTCCAACCGGTCGACGACGCTCTGGACCTGTTCTACCGACGTGCGGACTTTATACGCCGTGTAACCGCCCCGAATCCGCGACGCGAAGTCCTTTGAGGTGAACACGTGCCGACCGGCCCTCGAAAGCGCCTGGGCGAAGATTTTTCCGGTGGAGTCGATGCCGTCCCCGGCTTCGCCGCCGATCGCCCAGTTGAAGTCCGCAGGCATACTGTGTGGGAGATATCGCCGGACCGCTCAAAAGCCTTCTGAATAGTTCGGGTTCCCGCAAATACGGACGATTACCCTCCCACCCTGCTACGTGGCGGCTGCTCGCAACGCTCTCGTCGGATGGCGTAAGTTTATCACGAATGATTGGGAATCCTTAGGATGAGACATGTCCGACGACGACATCGAACTGGAGGCGCGCCTCGAAGAGCAAGAGGTGTTCGAGCCCTCGGACGCGTTCGTCGAGCAGGCGAACGTCTCGGACTCCGGGATCTACGAGGAGTTCGAGGAGAACTGGCCCGACTGCTGGGAGGCGGCAGCCGACCTCCTCGACTGGGAGGAGGGGTACGATCGGGTACTCGACGATTCGGACCCGCCATTTTATAAGTGGTTCACCGACGGTACGTTGAACGCGTCGGCGAACTGCCTGGATCGCCACTTGGCGGAACGCGGCGACGAGGTGGCCATCGAGTGGGTCGGCGAACCCGTCGACGAGGACGACCGCTCGTTCACCTACGCGGAGCTCCACCGCGAGGTCAACGAGTGCGCCGCGGCGCTCCGCGACATGGGCGTCGGCGAGGACGACGTGGTGACGATGTACATGCCGATGATCCCGGAACTTCCCGTCGCCATGCTTGCGTGTGCGCGCATCGGCGCACCCCACAGCGTGGTGTTCGCGGGCTTCTCGGCGGACGCGCTGGCGACGCGGATGAACGCCGCCGACTCGGAGTATCTCGTCACCTGCGACGGCTACTACCGCCGTGGCGACCCGCTCGACCACCTCGCGAAGGCCAACGAGGGGCTGAGCGGCGTCGAACACGACGTCGAGGGTGTCGTCGTGGCCGAGCGCCTCCGCGACGGCGACGGCTTCGGGCACGACATGGCGGACAACCAGCACGCCTACGCCGACCTCGTCGCCGACCACGAGGGCGCCGAGGTGGAGCCGGTCAAACGCGACGCCGAGGACATGTTGTTTCTCATGTACACCTCGGGCACGACGGGCCAGCCCAAGGGCGTCAAACACACCACCGCCGGCTACCTCGCGTGGGCGTCGTGGACCAGTCAGGCCGTCCTCGACATCAAGCCCGAGGACACCTACTTCTGCTCGGCCGACATCGGCTGGATCACGGGTCACTCCTACATCGTCTACGGGCCGCTCGCGCTCGGCACGACGACGATGATGTACGAGGGGACGCCGGACCACCCGGACCGCGACCGCCTCTGGGAGATCGTCGAGGAGTACGAGGCGACCCAGCTCTACACTGCCCCCACGGCGATCCGCGCGTTCATGAAGTGGGGGTCCGAGTACCCCGAACAACACGACCTCTCCAGCCTGCGACTGCTGGGCACCGTCGGTGAACCCATCAACCCACGTGCGTGGAAGTGGTACTACACGCACATCGGGAACGAGGAGTGCCCCATCGTCGACACGTGGTGGCAGACCGAGACGGGCGGCATGATGGTCACGACGCTCCCGGGCATCAAGGAGATGAAGCCCGGCTCCGCCGGCCCGCCGCTGCCGGGCGTCGACGCACGGATCGTCGACACCAACGGCGACGAAGTCGATGCCGGCCGCGCCGGCTACCTCACCGTCGGGAAGCCGTGGCCCGGGATGCTCCGGACGCTCTATAAGAACGACGAGCGCTACATCCAGGAGTACTGGGCGGAGTACTCCGACACCGACTCGGACGATCCCGAAGACTGGGTCTACTTCCCCGAGGACGGCGCGAAGATCGACGGCGACGGCTACATCACCGTCCTCGGCCGCGTCGACGACGTGATCAACGTCTCGGGGCACCGGTTGGGAACGATGGAGATCGAATCCGCCATCGTCGGCGTCGAGGGCGTGGCGGAGGCGGCCGTCGTCGGCGGCGACCACGAGGTGAAAGGCGAGGCCGTCTACGCCTACGTCATCACCGAGGAGGGCTACGACGAGGACGACGACCTCCGCCAGCGTATCGTCCAGGGCGTCGAGGACGCCATCGGTCCCATCGCCCGGCCGGAGCGCGTCGTCTTCTCGCCCGACCTGCCGAAGACGCGTTCGGGCAAGATCATGCGTCGCCTCCTTGAGGACATCGCCAACGAGGCCGAGTTGGGCGATACGTCCACGCTCCGGAACCCCAACATCGTCGAGGACATCCAGGGCAAGATCAGCGGCGACTAGGACGACTCGACCGCCGTTTCTTTCCAGTCGCGCCACACCGTCAGCAGTTCGTACGCGAACACCACGGCGACGAGCGCGAGTGATCCCCAGACGAGGACGGCGAAGCCGAGCGTCGAGAGGGTCACCGGCGGTCACCCCCGTGACCGTCGGCCAGCGCTCCATCGTCGTCGAGTCGGCGCACGTCGCGGTCCAGCCGGTCGAGGTCGTACCGCCGATTCCCGAGCCGAGCGGTCACGGCGGCGAGTCCCGTCGAGACGACGGCGGCGCCGACGAAGGAGACGAAGTAGGAGGCCGCGGGCAGTGCCGAGAGGGGGAGAACGGCCCGTGCCGGCGGGAAGAAGGCGAGGCCGACGACGAGGCCGGTCGCGCTGGCCGTTGCGACGCCCCCGGACCACGCCCGTTGCGAGTAGAGACCGTACAGCAGGGGCACGAACGTCGCGGCGGCCAGCAGGTCCGCGAGCAGAAACAGGGTGAGGACGGAGTAGCCCTGTGCGCCGACGACGGTGGCGGCGGCGGCGACGACGACGGTCACCGCGCGCGCGGCGGCCGTGAGACCCGCATCGGAGAGGTCGACGATCCGCGGCAGGTCGACGGTGACGACGCTCGCGATGGCGTTGAACAACGTGTCGGCGCTGGAGACGACGAGCAGGACGGCGAGGACGGCGACGGCTATCACGGCCGTGTCGGGCAGTACCTCGGTCACGACGAGGAAGAAGGAGACGCTGGCGTCGCCGGGCGCCTCGACGAGGCCGAGACCGACGGCGACGGGACCGAAGACCCCCGCGAGAAAGACCATGGGGACGACGGCGACGGCAGCGACGAGGAAGGACCGCCGGAGCGTCCCCTCGTCGCTCGCGGCGTACACCCGCTGCCACCACGCCTGGTTCAGCATCTCGGCGCCGACGATGGCGACGACGACGTACGCGCCGAACTCGAGGCCGCTCGGAGCGCCGAGCGTCAGGAGTTCGGGCGCGGCGTCGACGACGGTGGCGTGGACGGCGTCCGTTCCACCGAGCGCGAGCAGGGTGACGACGACGCTCACGATCAGGAGCGGGAGGATGAGCGCCGTCTGGACGGTGTCGGTCACCATGCTCGCGCGCAGGCCGCCGTAGCCCGTGTAGAGAAGGACGGTGCCGCCGACGACGGCCGCCGTCTGCCAGTCGGGGACGCCGGCGATCAGGGAGAGCGCGCTCGCGATGCCCGTGAACTCGGCCGCGAGAAAGACGAACATGTAGGCGACGCTCACGAGGAGGACGTACCCGTACATGATCGGGCCGTAACGGGCGTAGGCGTACTCGGTGAGGCTGTGCCCCGCCGGGAGGAGGGTGCGGATGCGCGGTCCGACGACGGCGAAGGCGGCGAGGGCGAGCGCCGAGCCGGCGGCATAACCGGCGACGGCGGTGATACCGCCGAAGGCCGCGCCCGCCTCCGCGGGGCTAAACAGGATCCACGCCCCCATGCTGGAGGCGACGACCGTCGCAGTCAGCGCCCCCCCCGCCCGTCGAGTTGCGGGCGGTGATGTAGTCCTCGACCGTCTCGATCCGCCCCCGTGCGTACCACGCGCCGAACGCCGCGAAGACGACGAGGACGGCGACGAGGAGACCGAGCAACGCCGTCGTCGTCACCACGACACCACACCTCCGGTTCGCTCGTGCATGGCCGTCGGCACGTGGCCGACGGGCTAATAGCTTGTGTTATAACCGGGTAATCACCGGGGCGACACGGGGAGTATCGTCGAGCAGTGGGGCGGAGACGGGGAGCGCGACTACAGGTAACTCGCGTCCCAGCGGGTCGGCTTGCGGCGGTTCTCGCACTCGTTGCAGACGACGCGACCCATGGTGTCCATCGAGATGCCGAAGCCGTCGCAGTTGCCACAGAGGTAGCCGTAGCGTTCGGAGCGGTCGCGATCGAGGTAGACGGCGTAGAAGGGGCCGTCGGAGCCGCGGACGCTCTCGTCGAGGGCGACGAACACCTGTCGGCCGTCGGGGAGGGTCGCGGCCTCGGTGAGTACCTGCCGACCGCCGGTCTCCGGGAACTTCGAGTAGAGCTTCTCGACGAACGGCTCGCCGCCGATGTCGACGGTGCGGTCGCCGATGCCCTCGAACTCCTCGCGCTCGTAGAAGCCGGCGCCGGCCTCGTTGGCTTCGAGGACACGTCCCTCGATACGGCTGACGCCGTGATCCATGAGTCGGGATTCGAGCGCGGCTAGGAGTTCGTCGCCGACGCCGCCGCCCCGGCTCCCGGGTTCGACGTGGAGCCAGTCGATTTCGCCGACCACCTCGCGCCGGTCGACGACGTAGCTCTGTGCGAACCCGACGATGGTCCCGTCGTCGGCGGCGACGAGGAACTCCGTACTCCGGTCGTCCAGGTCGTCGACGAGCGTCTCCTCGTCGTACCACCGCTCGACCGCCTGCGCGATGATGTCGTCCTCCAGTACGTGTCCATACGACGCGGCGAGGGAGTCGTGGGCCACGGCCCGAATCCCGCCGATGTCCGCTGCGGTTGCATCGCGGATGTCCATGATGAAACGTGTGCGGTGCCGCTTCTTAAATGGTCCCGATGGGGAAAGCACAACTACGATGTGACTGTGGCACGGGACATCGTGTATGGCCGGCCTCTGTTTCGACATGTACGGGACGCTCTGTGACACGAGCAGCGTGCGGGCGCGCCTCGGCGAGGTGCTCGACGTCCCCGACCGACTCGTCGCCGCCGTCGACGAGACGTGGCGGCGTAAACAGCTCCAGTACTCCTACCAGAGCGCACAGATGGACGACTACGAGCCGTTCTGGACGGTCACGTCCCACGCGCTCGACTACGCGCTCGCGGCGTACGACCTCGATCCGGACGCCGAGGCCCGCGACCGCATCCGCGACGCATACGACCATCTGGAGCCGTTCCCGGGCGCCGTCGAAGCGCTCACGCGGCTCTCCGAGGCCGGCCACGACGTGGTCGTCCTCTCGAACGGCGACCCGGCCATGCTCGAGCGCCTCGCGGCCAACGCGGGGCTCGCACCTCACCTCGACGACGTCCTGAGCGCGGACGCGGTGCGGACGTTCAAACCCGATCCTGCGGTGTACGAACACGCGGCCGAGGCGCTCGACCGCCCCCTCGACGACTGCCGGCTGATCTCCTCGAACGCGTGGGACGTGGCCGGCGCCGGTAACGCGGGCATGGCGACGACCTGGGTAAACCGCTCGCGTGACCCGCCCGAAACCATCGGCGCCCGTCCGGACCGGGAGGTGTCGACCCTGCCAGCCGTCGCCGACGACCTGAGCTGACCGTCACCGGTCGAATTTCGCACGAACGTTATCTCAAAAACAGAAACTATTATTAACATTCTACCCACGGGTTTGTGCATGGATAGCACTGATGGCTGTGTGGAACGGCGTGACGTGATCAAGGCCGCCGGCGCCGCCGGCACCGCGGGACTGGTCGGACTGGCCGGTTGCTCGGGCGGCGGTGGCGGTGGCGGTGGCGGTGGCGGCGGCGACGGCGGCGACACCGAGTACCCCGAACTCGGCAACTACCCAATCGAGGGCGATACGGCGACGTTCGGCTTCAACGTCCCCCAATCCGGGCCGTACGCCTCGGAGGGCGAGGACGAACTCCGTGCGTACGAACTCGCGGTGAAGCATCTGAACGACGGCGGCGGATGGGTCGACTCGCAGTTCGACGACCTCTCCGGCGACGGCGTCCTCGGCTATCAGATCGACTCGGTGAGCGGCGACACGGCGACCGACGCCGACACCGCGCGGCAGTCCGCGTCGCGGATGATCCAGCGTGACGGCGCGGTCATGGTGACCGGCGGGTCGTCCTCCGCCGTCGCCATCGCCGTCCAGGAGCTGTGCCAGCGCGAACGGGTCATGTTCATGGCCTGTCTCACCCACTCCAACGAGACGACCGGCGCGAACTGCGTGCGCTACGGCTTCCGCGAGATGTTCAACGCGTACATGACGGGGCAGGCGCTCGCACCGGTCCTCCAGGACGAGTACGGAGGCGACCTCCAGTTCTACCAGCTCTACGCCGACTACAGCTGGGGGCAGACCGTTCAGGAGTCGATGAATCAGTTCCTGACGGAGACGGCCGGCTGGGAGCAAATCGACTCCGTCGCCACGCCCCTCGGTACCAGCGACTACTCCTCGTACCTCTCGGAGGCGGCGAACTCCGGCGCCGACGTACTCCTGCTGGACCACTACGGACTGGACGGCGCAACGTCGGTGAGCCAGGCGGTCGACGCCGGCCTCGACCAAGATATGGAACTCGTCGTCCCGCTGTACAACCGACCGATGGCCGAGGCCGCGGGCGCCGCCATCGAGGGCGTCTTCGGCACCGTCGCCTGGGACTCGCAGATCGACAACACGCCGACCCAGGAGTTCCTCCAGGTCTTCCAGGACGAGTACGACCGCGTTCCCTCCGGACCGGCACAGCTCGCCTACTCGCAGACGCTCCAGTACGCCGCGGCCGCCGAGCGCGCGGGGACGTTCTACCCGCCCGAGGTCATCCGGCAACTGGAGGGCTTCGAGTACGACAACATCGGCATGGGCGCCGAGACGATGCGTGGCTGTGATCATCAGGCCCAGCGCGACGTCCCCGTCGTCCGTGGTCTCCCCGAATCCGAACAGGCCGAAGGCCAGTACTTCGAGATCATCAACGTCACGAGCCGGGACGAACTCGGCTACGCCTGCGACGCCGGCCCCGCCGCCGAATGTGAACTCGGCGAGTACGGCGACGAGTAGCCGCGACGATCCGGCGCGAGTCGGGTTCGCGCCGCAGCACAAAATTATAGTAAATAATGCTCAACTACACACATATGACACCGTCGACTGACGCTCCTCGCCGACCCCGCAGAGGTGTGCGTGGGGTGGGATCATGAGCTTTCACATCGAGGCGATCACCGTCCTGCTCAACGGTCTCCAACAGGGTGCGATCTACATCCTCCTCGCCGTGGGCCTGTCGATCATCCTCGGCACGCTGAAGTTCGTCAACTTCGCCCACGGGGCGCTGTACCTCGTCGGTACCTACGCAGGACTGCTGTTGGCCCTCGAAATCAACCTGACGAGCGGACAGCTACAGGAGTGGGGGTTCTCGACGCTCGGCCTCGGCCTGGGGTACATCCCGGCCCTGATCATCGTTCCCTTCGTCGTCTTCGTCGTCGGACTGGCGATGGAGCGGTTCGTCGTCGAACCGTTCAAGAATCGGCCGGACACGGATCAGATCCTCGTCACGTTCGGGCTGGCGATCATCCTGCAGGAACTGTTCCGGGCGTTCTTCGGATCGAGCAGTCTACCGTTCAGTCAGCCCGCGTGGGCGCAGGGACCGCCTCAGGTGCCTTTCCTCGCGGCCATCCCCATCTCCTCGTGGCGGTACTACGTCATCGGCATCACGGCCGTGCTGGTGTTGATCGTCTACCTCCTCGTGGAGTTCACGGACTTCGGGCTGATCGTCCGCGCCGGGACCCGTGACCCCGAGATGGTCGAACTCCTCGGCGTCCGGCTGAGCCGGCCGTACATCGTCGTCTTCGGTATCGGTGCGGCTCTGGCCGGCGTCGCGGGCGTCGTCGGCGGCCCGCTCAACCCGGTCAACCCGACCATCGGCAACGAGATTCTCGTGCCCGCGTTCCTGACCGTCGTCATCGGCGGCGTCGGCTCCATCGCCGGCGCCGTCCTCGGGGGCATACTGTTCGGGCTGACACAGGCCATCCTCGTGGCGACGTACTCCGCGTGGGCACAGGTCGGACTCTACGCCATCGCCGCGGTCGTCCTGCTCGTCCGACCGCAGGGACTGCTCGGTGAGGCGGAGGTGGCCCCATGAGCGACGAACCGGCGCCGGCGAGCGAGTCGGAGGCCGAAGCCGGTGCCATCGCCGACACCATCGGCATCTGGGCACCCCGGGGCAACGAGCTGCGCATCGTCGTCGGCACCGCCATGATCCTCGCGCTCTTCCCGTTCGTCTTCGCGCGGATGCCCGTCGTGAGCGACCTGTTGCAGGGGTACCAGAGCCTCGCGACGCTCATCCTGATCTGGGGCATCTTCGCGCTCGGCTTCGACCTCCTACTCGGTTACACCGGCCTCCTCTCGTTCGGCCACGCCGCGTTCTGGGGAGGCGCCGCCTACGCCGCCGGCGTGTTCAGTCAGCACGTCTCCGGCTCCCCCATCCTGATGGTAGCCGCGGGGACGGCCTTCGCCGTCCTCTTGGCGTGGGTGCTCGGCTTCCTGTCGCTTCGCCGGGGCGGGATCTACTTCGCCATCCTCACGCTCGCCTTCGCCCAGATGATGTTCTACATGTCCTCCTCGCCGCTCGCGTTCATCACCGGCGGGGAGAACGGCTTCACGGGGGTCGAGACGGCCGAACTGCTCGGTATGTTCGCGCTCGAAGCCGAACTTCCGTCGGCCGCTGGGCTGCTTCTTGGGACGTGGCTGTACCTCTTCGTGGGAGTCATCACGCTCATCTGCGTGACGCTCGCGTACCGCATCCTCAACTCGCCGTACGGCATGGTGTTTCGGGCCATCCGCGAGAACGAACAGCGCGCCGAGTTCGTCGGCTTGAACGTCTGGCGCTACCGGCTCATGTCGTTTATCCTCTCCGGCCTCTTCGCCGGCATCGCCGGCAGCCTCTTTACCATCCACGGCACGTACGTCCCGCTCTCCTCGCTTTACTGGACCGAGAGCGGCGAGGTAGTCATCATGACCGTCCTCGGCGGAACGGGGTCGCTGTTCGGCCCCATGATCGGTGCCGGCGTCTACCTCTACGTCGAGAACATCGTCAGCGGCGGTCACCCGTTCGAGTTCATCGCCCCGTTCTGGCATCTCATCCTCGGGCTGGTGTTCGTCGTCGTCATCTGGACTTTCCCCCGCGGCATCTGGGGGTTCGTCCGCGACGTCCGTGACTTCGTCACCGGAGGTGAAGACTGATGCCGCTGCTCGAAACGGAGGATCTCGTCAAGGAGTTCGGTGGCCTCGTCGCCACCGACGACGTGAACCTCGCCGTCGAGGAGGACGAACGCGTCTCGATCATCGGGCCGAACGGGGCCGGGAAGTCGACGCTCATCAATCTCATCACGCGCCGTCTCGATCCCACGTCCGGCGACATCCGGTTCAAAGGCGAGTCGATCGTGAACCGCGACCCCCACGAGGTGGTCCAGATGGGGGTCAGCAAGTCCTTCCAGACCGCCTCCATCTTCTCCGAGCTCACCGTGCGTGAAAACGCCGAGATCGCCGCGCTCGCAGCCGAGCACGGCTCGTTCGGGTTCAAGTTCCTCGAACACCGGGACAGCCTCACCGGCGTCCACGAGGTAGCACGGGACACGCTCGACGCCGTCGGGCTCCTCGACCAAGCCGACCGGACCGCCGCCGAACTCCCCTACGGCGACAAACGGCGCCTCGAGATCGGCATCGCGCTCGCGGCCGAACCCGACCTCCTCCTCATGGACGAACCGACGGCGGGGATGTCGCCCGAGGAAACCGAGGCGACGGTCGACCTCGTCGAGGAGGTCAAACGCGACATGGGGCTCACCTTCGTCCTCATCGAACACGACATGGAGATCGTCTTCAGCGTCTCGGATCGGATCGTCGTCCTCAACCGCGGCCGGATCATCGCCGAGGGGACGCCGGACGAGATTCGCGGTGATCCCGAGGTGCAGGAGGCGTATCTCGGGGGGGTGGACCTGTGAGCCTGCTCGACGTCGAGACCGTCGACGCCTACTACGGCGAGAGCCACATCCTGCGTGACCTCTCGGTCACCGTCGAAGAGGGGGAGATCTGTGCGCTCCTCGGCCGCAACGGCGCGGGCAAGACGACGACCCTCCGGTCGATCGCCGGCGCGAAACCTCCGGAGATCCGCAACGGATCGGTGACGTTCAAGGGCGACGACATCACGTCGCTGCCCGCCGACGACGTGGCGATGCAGGGCATCTCGCTGGTGCCGGAGGAGCGGCGCGTCTTCCCGAACCTCACCGTCGCGGAGAACCTCCGGATCGCGGAGGTGTCGCGCAACCGCTCGAACACGTGGCGTCGACCACTCACTGCGACCGGGCGATCCATGTCGACCGAGGAGGTGTACGGGGACTTCCCGCGCCTTCGCGAGCGCAAGACCCAGAAGGCCGGCACGCTCTCCGGCGGTGAACAACAGATGCTCGCCATCGCCCGCGCGCTCAAACAGAGCACCGACCTCCTCCTGTTGGACGAACCCTACGAGGGACTCGCCCCCAAGATCGTCGAGGACGTCGAGGCGGCCATCGAGCGCATCAGCGACCAAGGCGTGACGATCCTCTTGGTCGAGCAGAACGCCGCAGCCGCCATCAAAATCGCCGACCGAGCGTACGTCGTCGATCAGGGACGGATCGTCTTCGACGGCACCGCCGACGAACTCCGAGAGGACGAAGCCACCCGCGACCGCTATCTGGGGGTCTGAGATGGCCGGTCCAACCACTGCGGCGCTCGAGGACGCACTCGACGACCTCGTCGCCGCCGACCTCGTCACCGAACGCGACGACGGGGGGCTCGTGACGACCGACGACTTCGAGGCGACCCGACGGATCTACCGCGACTCGTACGGCGGCGTCGACGAGGCCGTCTTCCGGCGCACCGTCGCCGACGCCTTCGGCGTGAGCGAGTCCACCGCGGCCGAGCGGATCGACGACGGCGCCGTCACCCGCGAGGACCTGATCGCCTTCCTCGCGCTCCGCTCCGAACTCGGCGATGGAGGGACGGCGTCCGACGACGAACGACTGGCGACGATGGCGACGCTCGTCGCCGAACTCTCGCCCGGCTCCCCGGTGCCCGAGGCGGTGACGGAACTCGACGACGACTCGTGGCCCGCCTTTCTCGACGACCACCCCGACGCCGTCGTGACGGTGTGGC from Haloplanus salinus encodes:
- a CDS encoding thioredoxin family protein, which translates into the protein MAGPTTAALEDALDDLVAADLVTERDDGGLVTTDDFEATRRIYRDSYGGVDEAVFRRTVADAFGVSESTAAERIDDGAVTREDLIAFLALRSELGDGGTASDDERLATMATLVAELSPGSPVPEAVTELDDDSWPAFLDDHPDAVVTVWRRDCAPCEALKADLDAVLSMLPDDVAVAGVDGESTPVFRRRFDVGTAPAVCSFRGGALEDVTTGRRAPETYADRFAAVYE
- a CDS encoding ABC transporter ATP-binding protein, whose product is MSLLDVETVDAYYGESHILRDLSVTVEEGEICALLGRNGAGKTTTLRSIAGAKPPEIRNGSVTFKGDDITSLPADDVAMQGISLVPEERRVFPNLTVAENLRIAEVSRNRSNTWRRPLTATGRSMSTEEVYGDFPRLRERKTQKAGTLSGGEQQMLAIARALKQSTDLLLLDEPYEGLAPKIVEDVEAAIERISDQGVTILLVEQNAAAAIKIADRAYVVDQGRIVFDGTADELREDEATRDRYLGV